Proteins from a genomic interval of Lolium perenne isolate Kyuss_39 chromosome 1, Kyuss_2.0, whole genome shotgun sequence:
- the LOC127293051 gene encoding cysteine proteinase inhibitor yields MAEAVHDGPRGRGRMLGGIQDAPAGRENDLGAIELARFAVAEHNTKANALLEFERLVKVRLQVVAGCMHYFTIEVSEGGAKKMYEAKVWEKAWENFKQLQEFKPAA; encoded by the exons ATGGCCGAGGCGGTGCACGACGGGCCACGGGGGCGCGGCCGGATGCTGGGCGGCATCCAGGACGCGCCGGCGGGGCGGGAGAACGACCTCGGGGCCATCGAGCTCGCCCGATTCGCCGTCGCCGAGCACAACACCAAGGCC AACGCGTTGCTGGAGTTCGAGAGGCTGGTGAAGGTGAGGCTGCAGGTGGTGGCCGGGTGCATGCACTACTTCACCATCGAGGTCAGCGAAGGCGGCGCCAAGAAGATGTACGAGGCCAAGGTCTGGGAGAAGGCGTGGGAGAACTTCAAGCAGCTCCAGGAATTCAAGCCGGCCGCCTAG
- the LOC127293071 gene encoding F-box protein At4g22280 isoform X2, producing the protein MLSRTTIAEMEDRRRQPGGGKDRISGLPDELLHDILRRLHSTPAAARTSALSRRWRRVWARSPDLVFGDDLRRGVEGGGTSFLDSLDAALAAYSDDPAVHVDSLKITVPRRCGENVPAPRVAPWLRFASRRLAGAFYLSVPYQPWPRVNFEDDELELLPCEGATKIELQLGSRFLLRIPQAGTFEALSDLEIRLATMDGRELTFLVSSQCPRLRNLTLVVHLLAASDVALCSATLRSLVFHVRNTLRLDIAAPMLENLDVSKVADAHIAAPNLGDVALSSTDVVFADAARHLRRLAFRQCSALAPLMRRFDSVNTLQLETPKGLGSYKTFLDGTNYLPKCEILSVSSLWVCNHAFKPSLIHLLRRCNGIRRLHLLFKFPSMYSTNFISFIVNGRDGEGRPINCKGEHKCLGNGVLEGFIVA; encoded by the exons ATGCTGTCGAGAACAACTATTGCAGAGATGGAGGACCGCCGCCGGCAACCCGGAGGTGGGAAGGACCGGATCAGCGGCCTTCCTGACGAGCTGCTGCACGACATCCTCCGCCGCCTCCACTCAACCCCCGCCGCCGCGCGCACCAGCGCGCTCTCCCGCCGCTGGCGTCGCGTCTGGGCTCGCAGCCCAGATCTCGTTTTTGGTGACGACCTACGTCGTGGCGTGGAGGGCGGCGGAacctccttcctcgactccttAGACGCCGCCCTCGCCGCCTACTCCGACGACCCGGCCGTCCACGTCGACAGCCTGAAGATCACCGTGCCTCGCAGATGCGGGGAGAACGTCCCGGCCCCGCGCGTCGCGCCGTGGCTGCGTTTCGCCTCGCGACGCCTCGCGGGCGCGTTCTACCTCTCGGTGCCCTATCAGCCATGGCCGCGGGTCAACTTCGAGGACGACGAGCTCGAGCTGCTCCCGTGCGAGGGAGCGACGAAGATCGAGCTCCAGCTCGGGTCGCGGTTCCTCCTCCGTATCCCGCAGGCCGGCACGTTCGAGGCGCTGTCCGACCTGGAGATTCGCCTAGCCACCATGGACGGCCGGGAGCTAACGTTCCTTGTGTCCTCGCAGTGCCCGCGTTTGCGGAATCTCACACTAGTCGTCCACCTGCTTGCCGCCTCTGATGTTGCCTTGTGCTCCGCCACGCTACGGAGCctggtgttccatgtccggaacACCCTCCGGCTCGACATCGCTGCTCCTATGCTCGAAAATCTGGATGTATCCAAGGTCGCCGATGCCCACATCGCTGCACCGAATCTGGGTGATGTCGCCTTGAGCAGCACAGATGTTGTCTTTGCTGACGCCGCGCGACATCTCCGGCGGTTAGCCTTCAGACAGTGCTCTGCCTTGGCACCGCTGATGCGGCGGTTCGACTCAGTCAACACATTGCAACTTGAAACACCCAAA ggattagggagctACAAGACATTCTTGGATGGCACGAACTATCTTCCCAAGTGTGAGATCTTGTCGGTATCATCCCTATGGGTGTGTAACCATGCCTTTAAACCAAGCTTGATTCATCTCCTGAGGAGATGCAACGGTATAAGGAGGCTGCATCTATTATTCAAATTTCCTTCAATG TATAGTACAAACTTTATCAGCTTCATCGTTAATGGGCGTGATGGTGAAGGACGTCCAATAAACTGCAAGGGGGAACACAAATGCTTGGGAAATGGCGTGCTGGAAGGATTCATAGTTGCTTGA
- the LOC127293071 gene encoding F-box protein At4g22280 isoform X3, producing the protein MLSRTTIAEMEDRRRQPGGGKDRISGLPDELLHDILRRLHSTPAAARTSALSRRWRRVWARSPDLVFGDDLRRGVEGGGTSFLDSLDAALAAYSDDPAVHVDSLKITVPRRCGENVPAPRVAPWLRFASRRLAGAFYLSVPYQPWPRVNFEDDELELLPCEGATKIELQLGSRFLLRIPQAGTFEALSDLEIRLATMDGRELTFLVSSQCPRLRNLTLVVHLLAASDVALCSATLRSLVFHVRNTLRLDIAAPMLENLDVSKVADAHIAAPNLGDVALSSTDVVFADAARHLRRLAFRQCSALAPLMRRFDSVNTLQLETPKGLGSYKTFLDGTNYLPKCEILSVSSLWVCNHAFKPSLIHLLRRCNGIRRLHLLFKFPSMYKLYQLHR; encoded by the exons ATGCTGTCGAGAACAACTATTGCAGAGATGGAGGACCGCCGCCGGCAACCCGGAGGTGGGAAGGACCGGATCAGCGGCCTTCCTGACGAGCTGCTGCACGACATCCTCCGCCGCCTCCACTCAACCCCCGCCGCCGCGCGCACCAGCGCGCTCTCCCGCCGCTGGCGTCGCGTCTGGGCTCGCAGCCCAGATCTCGTTTTTGGTGACGACCTACGTCGTGGCGTGGAGGGCGGCGGAacctccttcctcgactccttAGACGCCGCCCTCGCCGCCTACTCCGACGACCCGGCCGTCCACGTCGACAGCCTGAAGATCACCGTGCCTCGCAGATGCGGGGAGAACGTCCCGGCCCCGCGCGTCGCGCCGTGGCTGCGTTTCGCCTCGCGACGCCTCGCGGGCGCGTTCTACCTCTCGGTGCCCTATCAGCCATGGCCGCGGGTCAACTTCGAGGACGACGAGCTCGAGCTGCTCCCGTGCGAGGGAGCGACGAAGATCGAGCTCCAGCTCGGGTCGCGGTTCCTCCTCCGTATCCCGCAGGCCGGCACGTTCGAGGCGCTGTCCGACCTGGAGATTCGCCTAGCCACCATGGACGGCCGGGAGCTAACGTTCCTTGTGTCCTCGCAGTGCCCGCGTTTGCGGAATCTCACACTAGTCGTCCACCTGCTTGCCGCCTCTGATGTTGCCTTGTGCTCCGCCACGCTACGGAGCctggtgttccatgtccggaacACCCTCCGGCTCGACATCGCTGCTCCTATGCTCGAAAATCTGGATGTATCCAAGGTCGCCGATGCCCACATCGCTGCACCGAATCTGGGTGATGTCGCCTTGAGCAGCACAGATGTTGTCTTTGCTGACGCCGCGCGACATCTCCGGCGGTTAGCCTTCAGACAGTGCTCTGCCTTGGCACCGCTGATGCGGCGGTTCGACTCAGTCAACACATTGCAACTTGAAACACCCAAA ggattagggagctACAAGACATTCTTGGATGGCACGAACTATCTTCCCAAGTGTGAGATCTTGTCGGTATCATCCCTATGGGTGTGTAACCATGCCTTTAAACCAAGCTTGATTCATCTCCTGAGGAGATGCAACGGTATAAGGAGGCTGCATCTATTATTCAAATTTCCTTCAATG TACAAACTTTATCAGCTTCATCGTTAA
- the LOC127293071 gene encoding MEIOTIC F-BOX protein MOF isoform X1: MLSRTTIAEMEDRRRQPGGGKDRISGLPDELLHDILRRLHSTPAAARTSALSRRWRRVWARSPDLVFGDDLRRGVEGGGTSFLDSLDAALAAYSDDPAVHVDSLKITVPRRCGENVPAPRVAPWLRFASRRLAGAFYLSVPYQPWPRVNFEDDELELLPCEGATKIELQLGSRFLLRIPQAGTFEALSDLEIRLATMDGRELTFLVSSQCPRLRNLTLVVHLLAASDVALCSATLRSLVFHVRNTLRLDIAAPMLENLDVSKVADAHIAAPNLGDVALSSTDVVFADAARHLRRLAFRQCSALAPLMRRFDSVNTLQLETPKGLGSYKTFLDGTNYLPKCEILSVSSLWVCNHAFKPSLIHLLRRCNGIRRLHLLFKFPSMNPNCSSDCPCRLRESPMTNRIILDSLQGIEIHVLRGSAKKFVEFLEQLLSNIWSTTKLIKLKSVEMNIMCHGSPLSDQLCKKISELCPPNVRIKSNVFPEGFTRD, translated from the exons ATGCTGTCGAGAACAACTATTGCAGAGATGGAGGACCGCCGCCGGCAACCCGGAGGTGGGAAGGACCGGATCAGCGGCCTTCCTGACGAGCTGCTGCACGACATCCTCCGCCGCCTCCACTCAACCCCCGCCGCCGCGCGCACCAGCGCGCTCTCCCGCCGCTGGCGTCGCGTCTGGGCTCGCAGCCCAGATCTCGTTTTTGGTGACGACCTACGTCGTGGCGTGGAGGGCGGCGGAacctccttcctcgactccttAGACGCCGCCCTCGCCGCCTACTCCGACGACCCGGCCGTCCACGTCGACAGCCTGAAGATCACCGTGCCTCGCAGATGCGGGGAGAACGTCCCGGCCCCGCGCGTCGCGCCGTGGCTGCGTTTCGCCTCGCGACGCCTCGCGGGCGCGTTCTACCTCTCGGTGCCCTATCAGCCATGGCCGCGGGTCAACTTCGAGGACGACGAGCTCGAGCTGCTCCCGTGCGAGGGAGCGACGAAGATCGAGCTCCAGCTCGGGTCGCGGTTCCTCCTCCGTATCCCGCAGGCCGGCACGTTCGAGGCGCTGTCCGACCTGGAGATTCGCCTAGCCACCATGGACGGCCGGGAGCTAACGTTCCTTGTGTCCTCGCAGTGCCCGCGTTTGCGGAATCTCACACTAGTCGTCCACCTGCTTGCCGCCTCTGATGTTGCCTTGTGCTCCGCCACGCTACGGAGCctggtgttccatgtccggaacACCCTCCGGCTCGACATCGCTGCTCCTATGCTCGAAAATCTGGATGTATCCAAGGTCGCCGATGCCCACATCGCTGCACCGAATCTGGGTGATGTCGCCTTGAGCAGCACAGATGTTGTCTTTGCTGACGCCGCGCGACATCTCCGGCGGTTAGCCTTCAGACAGTGCTCTGCCTTGGCACCGCTGATGCGGCGGTTCGACTCAGTCAACACATTGCAACTTGAAACACCCAAA ggattagggagctACAAGACATTCTTGGATGGCACGAACTATCTTCCCAAGTGTGAGATCTTGTCGGTATCATCCCTATGGGTGTGTAACCATGCCTTTAAACCAAGCTTGATTCATCTCCTGAGGAGATGCAACGGTATAAGGAGGCTGCATCTATTATTCAAATTTCCTTCAATG AATCCCAATTGCTCTTCGGACTGTCCATGCCGCTTACGAGAGAGTCCCATGACTAATAGAATCATCCTTGATTCACTTCAAGGGATAGAAATTCATGTGCTTAGAGGATCAGCAAAAAAATTTGTGGAATTTCTAGAGCAGCTGCTATCCAATATATGGAGCACAACAAAACTAATAAAGCTTAAAAGTGTGGAAATGAACATCATGTGCCATGGTTCTCCCCTAAGCGACCAGCTATGTAAGAAGATCAGTGAGTTGTGTCCTCCAAATGTCAGAATCAAATCAAATGTGTTTCCCGAAGGCTTCACTCGAGATTAG